TACATCATTACAGTTAATAAACTTCCCTTTTATATCCCAAAAATAAAAGAAGAAAACGGGCTTATCATAGGTAAAATATTAAAGATATTAGAGCCTTCAGATGCACTAAAATATAAAGAAAAATATTTACTATAGGAGAGAAAATGGCAGCTGTTATTTTAGATGGAAAATCCCTCGCTAAGCAAATAAGAGAAGAACTCAAAAAGGAAATAGAGGGATATTTGAAGCAAGGACATAGAAATCCTAATCTGGTTGTTATACTTGTCGGAGAAGACCCTGCAAGTCAGGTATATGTAGAAAACAAAAGAAAAGCCTGCAAAGAAGTCGGTATAAATTCAATGGTTTTTAAACTTCCTGAAAATACTACCCAGACAGAACTCCTTGAACTGATAGGAAAATTCAACGGGGATGAGGATATAGATGGTATTTTGGTTCAGCTCCCTTTACCATCACATATAAACACTCAGGAAATAATTGAAGCAATTAATCCCCATAAAGACGTTGATGGATTTCATCCTGAAAATATGGGTAAGTTAGCCACTGGCAAAGATGATGGGATAATTCCTTGCACTCCCCTTGGTATCTGGATTATGCTTAAACATTACAAAATTCCTACATTCAAAAGGGATGTTGTTATAGTAGGCGCAAGTAATATTGTAGGAAAACCAATGGGGCTTTTATTCCTTAAAAATGAGGAAGCTCCTGTATCTATATGTCATATAAACACAAGAGACCTTAAGTCTTACACAAGAATGGCGGAGATACTTATCGTTGCCGTCGGAAAGCCTGGACTAATCACAGCAGATATGGTTAAAGAAGGTGCTGTTGTAATAGATGTTGGTATTAATAGATTAGAAGATGGTTCTTTAGTTGGTGATACTGATTTTGAGGCTTTAAAAGAGAAAGTATCAGCAATAACACCAGTTCCCGGTGGTGTTGGCCCCATGACAGTAGCTTCTTTACTGCTAAATACAGTGAATATTTATAGAAAAAAACTTGGTTTTGCTCCACATCCTCTTACGCAGATTTGATATTATCCCGGGAAACTATACCACCTGATAGAATAATTTTTGTTGCGTCCTCAACAGACATATCTGTGTGGATTACCTCGTTCTCTTTTACAAAAACTGTATACCCAGAGGTCGGGTTAGGTGCAGTAGGCACATAAACCAGATAATAAATCTCTCCATCCACAAGGGTTTTATTTGCAATAAACCCTATTGAATACATGCCTTTTCTGGGGAATTCTACCAAAACAGTTTCTTTAAATTTGCCTTTTCCCTTTTGATTAAATAGGTTTTCCATTAGCTGTTTTACAGCCAGATAAACAGAGCGGACTATTGGTATTCTGTTTATTAAACTATCCCATAGAGAGATAACTTTTTTCCCGAAATAATTCTGGGCAATTAATCCAATAAGAAAAAT
This sequence is a window from Persephonella sp.. Protein-coding genes within it:
- a CDS encoding DUF502 domain-containing protein, giving the protein MNDYRKKVLIVRLRDIFLTGLFVFIPIAITIWIVVWLLAFVNNLVLPILRYIMPIPNIPGIGLLITIVLIFLIGLIAQNYFGKKVISLWDSLINRIPIVRSVYLAVKQLMENLFNQKGKGKFKETVLVEFPRKGMYSIGFIANKTLVDGEIYYLVYVPTAPNPTSGYTVFVKENEVIHTDMSVEDATKIILSGGIVSRDNIKSA
- the folD gene encoding bifunctional methylenetetrahydrofolate dehydrogenase/methenyltetrahydrofolate cyclohydrolase FolD; protein product: MAAVILDGKSLAKQIREELKKEIEGYLKQGHRNPNLVVILVGEDPASQVYVENKRKACKEVGINSMVFKLPENTTQTELLELIGKFNGDEDIDGILVQLPLPSHINTQEIIEAINPHKDVDGFHPENMGKLATGKDDGIIPCTPLGIWIMLKHYKIPTFKRDVVIVGASNIVGKPMGLLFLKNEEAPVSICHINTRDLKSYTRMAEILIVAVGKPGLITADMVKEGAVVIDVGINRLEDGSLVGDTDFEALKEKVSAITPVPGGVGPMTVASLLLNTVNIYRKKLGFAPHPLTQI